One Trueperaceae bacterium genomic window carries:
- a CDS encoding aldolase/citrate lyase family protein has protein sequence MKRTDLKDRLRRGDVVANAWLTIPSAFAAEAAAHAGVDAVTIDRQHAPIDVAAMVAMLQAVTHAPAVPLVRVGSHDPADAMQALDAGALGVICPLVDTPEEASAFVRAVRYPPEGGRSWGPTRAKFAHDGYDPTAANEDVLAFAMIETPRGLANLDAIARTEGLDGLFVGPVDLSLNLTGRPVVDLETGPLVDALHRIVEACTTHDLIPGTFAGSGAAAATVRSLGFRFVTVGADAAHLTRGLEDAATTLRG, from the coding sequence GTGAAGCGCACCGACCTCAAGGACCGCCTCCGGCGCGGCGACGTCGTCGCCAACGCCTGGCTCACGATCCCGTCGGCGTTCGCCGCCGAAGCCGCGGCGCACGCGGGCGTCGACGCCGTCACGATCGATCGTCAACATGCGCCGATCGACGTCGCCGCGATGGTGGCGATGCTGCAGGCCGTGACGCACGCCCCCGCCGTCCCCCTCGTGCGGGTGGGGTCGCACGACCCGGCCGACGCCATGCAGGCGCTCGACGCCGGCGCCCTGGGCGTCATCTGCCCCCTCGTCGACACGCCGGAGGAGGCCTCGGCGTTCGTGCGCGCGGTCCGCTACCCGCCCGAGGGCGGTCGCTCGTGGGGACCGACCCGCGCGAAGTTCGCCCACGACGGCTACGACCCGACCGCCGCGAACGAGGACGTCCTGGCGTTCGCGATGATCGAAACGCCCCGCGGCCTCGCGAACCTCGACGCCATCGCCCGCACCGAGGGGCTCGACGGCCTGTTCGTGGGCCCCGTCGACCTCAGTCTGAACCTCACCGGCCGTCCGGTCGTCGACCTCGAGACCGGCCCGCTGGTCGACGCGCTCCACCGCATCGTCGAGGCCTGCACGACCCACGACCTCATCCCCGGCACCTTCGCGGGCTCGGGCGCCGCCGCCGCCACCGTGCGGTCGCTCGGCTTCCGCTTCGTCACCGTCGGCGCCGACGCGGCGCACCTGACGCGCGGGCTCGAGGACGCCGCGACCACGCTCCGCGGGTAG